The Gossypium raimondii isolate GPD5lz chromosome 2, ASM2569854v1, whole genome shotgun sequence genome segment GAAGATTTTGTTCCAGCTTCTGCTTGACGAGTTTTGTTGGTTCCCCACCACTTAATATAACCCGTTAAGTCAATCTTTCTCTCAATGCAAAAACCACCAATGTAATCATTTTCTTTGGTAGTATCATCACCTACACAATTGGTTTAACAAGATAGAATTGGATGTTACTAGTGCAAGGAACTGACATGTGAAAGATCCATATTACATTTGGCTAGAGAAGGTGTGAATTAAAATAACTCACAGTCCTCCCGTAAAACTAGTTGCtggtttaaaaaatattaaacggTAAACTTACCATAATGTATACTATTGAAGTATTCAGATCCCGAAACACGGCCAAATGAGGAGTCCCACCGACGACTTCATGGTAACCAAAggtatatattcaaaatttaataaaagaggaaaagaaaaaaaaacacattaataATCAATGCATGATTTCAATGATGATAGGCTCCCACAAGTTGGAAGTGAATGATGTTAAGAAATTTGCaggaaataaatgaataattaacaCTTCATTGATACCATAGAACTCACAAACATATGATTCATGGTTTGGAACATGATAATAAGGGAAGAAAAAACGGATGATTATTTCTTCTGACTTCTTTCAACCGTAAgggatttttcttttcattttgaaaacgTTATATTGAGAGAAAGGCTATTCACATCAAATGTTAGCTGACAATTCTGGCAACAATGCTCTTGTGTGGCCTactgaaatatgaaatttgctAGAGATATTCAAAATTAGGTGAGAAAACTAAAAGGGGAAGCTTGAGGCAGCAATTTCACCAATCTTTTAAACTAGTTCTTCCATCCACTAACACTAGGAAAAGGAATCGTAGAAAATACATGTTTTGGTACAAGTATGGATAGATATGATAAAAGTTTACCTTGAAAGACCACGATATTTAGAAATTCCTCTTGAGAAACCACTGCTTTTTCTGTAGAGAGACAATTATAAGTAAACAAATCTAAATTGGGATACAAACTTCTAAAGTTCACACACACCTTCGAAGAGATGCAAGATAGTCCTCTCTTGACACATTCTGCATCTCTTCAAGATCCCTAGTATAGTCAGTAACCTGCACAGAAATTTCCACGATTTAGAACCAATTTCAGGCAGATGAGGATTAAAGCACAGAGgtgatgaattaaaatatattcttttgtGCCAAACCGGCTCTCTCAACAAGACCCACTCTTCCCAAAAAGCCCAAAACCTAACCAAAAAACATccaaagaaagaaggaaaagcaGAAAATGGTATGCATTCATGTCCCTGAAAGGTGAAACAAAAGTTTCAAATgccaaatttgaaaatcaatacTAGGAGTAAGAATTAAGAACTGCAAGGAAATCACATCATTGTTAGGAAAACGttaaaatcttttcttttaaaaagaaaaaatctctcgactatttctttcaaaaaataaaaatataacacaagaaatagatattttaattcataagaaaatttattttctgaaattttttaattctaaaaataagttttacttttttaatttaaaaacgaCTTTTTGaagaataattataaatgataTGACAGGTAGCACTTTTTTGTTCCCTAATTTTACCATGTCAACCTTTTGATTAATATGTTAGTCGATGGGACAAGATACTAGAGACAACTAAATTTTGAATACACGATATTTCTACCCATTAGGTATCAAGTTGGCAAAAGTGGTTTTCAATTAGTAGCAAACAAAGCAAACATGATGAGCGTCCAAGGACCCAATATTCCAAAGCATCTAATTCGTCTACTTTCTGTGCTAGTAGTCATCTTACCGGAAAATTAATGAGCGTCCCAGGACCCCAGTATTTCAAAGCAGCAAGGTCATAAGCTCTTGCAGCAGCCTCCTCATCATCATATGCCCCTTAAAATATATGTTGCTTAATAATTAGTAATTAACAGAATGAATGGAAGGACATGTTCAAACAGAAAAACTCATGAACCTTCTAGCTTACCTAAGTAGACTGATGATAGTCACACACCAATCATCATAGGCACcaaagaacaacaaaaatattGTCAGTTTTCATGAGAAATAGTAACTATTAAGTTGCAATTAACTAGCTTTCAAATGTAATACAAAAGAAAGGCAGACAGACAGACCTTGCTTCCCTTTTTTATTCTGGTTTTGATTCCAAGTACTTTTATCCCAAAGGTGAGCTTCATAACGACCAGTCCATCTATGCCTATTATAGATCAATGTTGAATCACAAGCATCAATCACCATGTATAGGAATGAGTGCTATTAAATTCTTTAGTACTTTCAAAAGATAGCCAACTTTAAAACATGCATCACCCAAGAAAAATGTTGCAGAACTAAATGGGATCTTTTAGTTCCTTCAGAATGACCTAGTTTATCCATTTATTATAGCTGTCAACTTCAACTTACAATCAACCCTAATAGAGAAGATATCAATTACAAACCACAGAAACCTATGTGGTCTAGTAATATGATTAACTTGAAGAAAAGCATTCCTTGTTGTGCACAAAATTTGATTACCTTAAGCTTAAACTATTTCTTGCAGATTTCTACTCCAATATATCACAGTAGTACAATTTTATCAAAGTTTCTCCACAGCAAAGAGGAAACAGAGGGGTGGCTTGGCTACAAAAGCAGATAAAGATGACAGCTATATGCTCACAGCTGCTGAAATAGAAACATGCACACTACaacattttgaaaaaagaattgATGTTTCTTCTAGGTCTTGCAGTCACCACATTGTGTACCTATGACAAACCCTGTTGATTTTTTCTCCCAAGCCTTTCTTGCGTTATGCTTTTCAAAAAGCTGGCAGACTTAATATGTTATCATTTTTGTGTCCTCTCCTAACCGAACATACAAGACCAGCCAAAGGATCCCGATCAATTAATCAAAGGCATATGCCCATTTTGATTTTCTCTCCAAAGCTTCGTCCTTACCCTTCCCAAGCACCAATCATCAAACACGTAGAGGACATCAATAGTGCCCTTTGAACTTTCACCTCCAAGATTTCTTCACTCACAACAACAATAAACTGTAActctgaaattaaaaatagacaaGTTCTCGCAATTTAGTTCCCTTTACAATCTATAAAAGCTAAGGTTAGCTCAATTTGACTGCTCACTTTACTGATATCTTGCAGCAACAATTACATATGCCCAAAGCTAAAACCAGCTGAATCCCAGATCAAATCCATCAAAACCATTCAAAAGTGCCACTCTTCTCCCatcaattaatctaataaaCTACGCATAGAAAAATCAGATTTCCACTAGGCTCATCCATCAACATAAACTTCAGACAAACTGTAACTCCACActcatgattttttatttgaataagaaaattacAGATTATAACTAAATCCAAGCAagtaaaccaaaatatttttaaaataaataaataacttcaATAATTGGTTTGTTATTTCTCTCTACCTGGTGACTCCACGGTAAATGGAGCTGCGTTTGCCGGCGGTGCAAGGCGGCATCTTACTGATACGTTCTTTAGCAGTGCAGCCTCTTTCTTTCTTCGCTTTCTTCAATCCTCTGCACAGTAAAAGTTGATCGTTTGCTATCACAGTCTCGGAATTCTCTCCGCCACTGGCTTCCGCTTTCATCCCAGGATCAGAAGATGACGTCGAAGCCatgtttaaagaaaaagaaaccctaaGCCTAAGAGAAAGAATTACAAGGTACCAAAGAGGAAACAGTGAAGTTGAGAGACAGTGAAGCGTCGGATTTTTGGGGTTTTGTTTTGACGTTTGGGTCTGATTTTCACTGTGGAGGAACAAAAATATGGGACGAAGGAAATGGGGAATTTACGACGGTGCCCTGGGCAGTTCTTGCTATTAACTTGGTGATGATTGCCATTGAGAACGATGAAACGGCTGTAACGGCTAGGATTGGGCGATGGTTAGTTATGTAACTTTACATATTTTGAAAGTCTTTGAGGCTTTGGCATCTGTCAAAAACAACGAGCCCCACGACGTCGGTTTTGCATGtttctttattataataattgacTGTTTTAAACGGTGTGGTTTCCGAAAATATTTCtctcataaataataaaataaatctatttaaatataaatataaattatagagtaaattACTCAAATAGtcacctaaactttttttgtttatcaaaatttatttttattaatttagtcactaCCATCAAGTTAACTTTGTATTTTAATCACTattattaaaatagatttaGTCACCAAACAGGATACCGTTTTcttgttataataataaatttagtttcaaatgattactaattttgttaatttagtattaattttaaaatttcaataaaattaaccaTCAATATATTACTTGAGTTGATCttgattctaaaattaaaatatttttcaaatatttaaaaacacataaatattcaaaaattattacaacttatgaaaatatataaaataaatcaaaataaattaaaaataaacatatttaaaattgttaaattttaaaacattttagatttcctttttattttttattttttatttgttctctttctttcacgttattatttctctttttcattttacttcataaatttaaatctCTTTCGCTAGCTTCAGAAGAGTTAAgaactcaaaagaaaataaaaaatgaaataagggAAGATCAACAATGGTTTTTAAGCTCAAATCCCCATGAAATTTCACCATTGTCGTCACAGTCTGAACCAGGGAGTTCATTAGAGCAAGTTGAAGCACAATCCCAGAAGCGAAAAGCTGGAAGgaagaaattttgaagtgaCTCAACACCCAGTATTCAAAGGTGTTTGTAGAAGGAAGGCAAGTGGGTGGGTGGGTGGGTGGGTGGGTGAGTGAGCCTATCAAGAAGTCCCGAATATGGCTAGGCACATGCTCGAGCCCAGGTATGGAAATCAAGGCTTACAATGCAGCCGTTATGGCTCTCAAAGGAGATGTTGCTTGCTTAAATTTCCCAAATTTGCTTGTAAATTGTCGCGTCCTATTTCGTCTTCGACTTATCATAAGTCGAGTCGGATTGAGTTAAAGCTAGaccctaataaaattttaacccaatTAATAAGATCGGGTCCGATctggaaaatgaatttaaatttttacctaAACTCGATCTggataaaattgttaaaacacATATTTGGTCCAGTTTaaccgtattaaaattttttattttattttttatataaaaaattttaaaaatctaattaatgagaaacactaaaaatattaaaataaatattttcaaacaaattgaaaataaattaaaaaaaaatttttatacttaaataatatgtgcaatttaatagaaaatgtctctaaaataataacaaaattaacaataaaataatacttatacaatatccaaacaatagtaacataatagtgaaatgacaacaaaacagtgaaaaacaataataaaataaaacggttttttttttttttgcaaattcgggCCAAGTTCAAGCTAAAAATCCCTTACTCATGGCACaggccttatttttttttgcCAAAACTCATTTTTGGATCTATATTGTTGCCTAAACGTACCCACTTTTCGAACAGACCCTTCAAGTCGGCTCATCGGACAAGTCTAGTTCATCCCGTTAGAGATATTTAGCTTGCTGCTATGgggaaaaaatgataaaagggAAAAGGGAAATAATAAGGTGAAAGAAagacaacaaataaaaaaaattaaaaaaggaaggTGTGAAAATGCATTAAAtcttaacaatttttaaatatatttttttataatttttttgaatattttatacattttaataaattttaatagttttcaattttatgtatttttattttttaaatatttttaatttttagaatcaagatcaaattgatcaaatgtgcaaatattaaaagttaaaatttttatttttcaaaattaagactacattaataaaaatagataatcattgaggactaaatttattattatactagcccattttatcatttcatttgGTGACGAAACCTATTTTAGCATGGTAATGAAATCTATTTTAATAGTGAATCAATTATATTTTGAAGAAGTCATAATTTAATGAGATATTTTGATGGAAATGTGTAGAAAACGTGACTCATAAATGATATTATAGAAAAGTTAAAGGACAAAAtgataatcatataaataagataattatgGAAAGTGTAatgattaaggattaaattctgTCAAAACATAATTggtaggggtaattttgtaattattattttaaggattattttaatgaaatattttgatgGAAATGTGTAGAAAAATATGGAGAAACCATCTTATTTAAGCCATCATCACGTCACCTTCATAAGGCCTTCAtcccaaattttgttttctttacaaataGATCCTTTTCAACATTTCCAAGCCAATTAAGCTTAATCACTCcaaattttttcattattagtAAGTGAAATCAATAGAGAATAGCAGTAGCCACTTGAATTTCATAAGAAGTGCACCTATAATTGTCTTGGAGGAGGAGAAAACAATGATTAGTAGTAAATATAAGTGATTGAGGTAAGAATGATAAACATTTCTTGAAATTCATGTTAGTTTTAATTGAAGAATATagattatgatattttattatgattttaatgtataaatattgtatgttttgatatggaaaatgaagaaaagaaggaGATAATTGTTAAGTTTAAGTAGATAAGTAAAATTCTTTacatgatatttaaatataagcctatatgttatataaataaagaataagaTATGATAACAAATAAGAATAAGAAAGTGATGACTTGATTTGATTTACTAAGTAGTtaaattaagagaaaaagaaagaaaagtgagaaaaatggctaaattataaagtcgtaaaatttgatgaaattgtaattattataaGTATGTGAGTAAACGAAGTGAAATATGTAATGTGTGCATGAGAGCAATACATAGGTTGAATAATAAAGACTCTTTGAAAGTTACAAATGAGCCGAATGTAATTGGGCCAATTGCATGTGGGTCATCTTTAAGTGCAAGAATCCATTACAAATACCAAGTGGGCCGATCAGAATGGCTAGGGCTAAACGGTTCAAGGAGGCACTTGGGGGCTTATTCAAGGTATTTGGGTTGATGATGAAAAGACCAAATTCAAATGTGGGCCAAATGAAGATTAACGTTTAGTCAACATTATTGAAGTGGCTGTCTAGCTTCTAATATGCATCTCTTTTTTATGTTTAGCATACTAATGGGtgtatttagtttttatttaagacATTAAACTTACTTTAGATGCATTACATGACCGGCCAACAAGATGCATGCATAACCGACCATTCATTTACCTTGGATACATTGTATGGTTTTGGTTCATGTATCTTCAGCCACTCATCTCTTTTTAGGTTCAACATATGACCAATATATACATGTGTGACCATATTCTTACCCTAGATGCAACGAATGGAAGGTGAAGTGAATGTACATGTATTAATGATCATACATGTACTTGAAGGTACATTGGATGAGAAGATTCATGAACCTAAAGATTCAATGTATGGTCGGATTCATGGATACATTTATGGTAGAGTTTCAGCCATTCCTATTCTTGGAGGGATGTTCCAAGTATAAATAGTAGATTTAGTCCTATGTAAAAAGGTTAATGAATTATTCaacttgaaatatatttaagagAGTTTTCTGTTTAGTTCTTTAACGAACTTTCAAACTTATCAAGATTAATTTTTGTGGCGTTCACCCTTGTCTTATCAATCACCTTTTACCTATCTTGAGTGTGGTGACAATAATTCCCTCTTACACCATTTTTTCATGACCTATTATAGGTTTTTGGGTCAAAGGTTCTACTTAATACCTCTAGTTCTATAACAGCTTGAATTTGGggctagtcagaacagtggtttcgggaccacaaattcgacaaggaaaaatttatttttattatatttttatggtctgcgacttcacaaaataatttattaaaaatttcgttcgaaaatttcgacgtttggacactcaattttgccaaaaggactaaattgtaaaaaagtgcaaaagttgagttctatatgttagaagtgtccaattgttatgaaattttaaattggaggtccttaaatggtaattagaccattttttaaattgtggacaaaaatggacatgagataagtgaaataggaaatttttaagttaggggcattttggtaatttggtaattaaaaagtattaaaaagagaaaataggccaaaaatcaTCATATTCAACCTCATGGCtgaaattagcaagggggaagccatggttagggttttcaagcttccaagctcgattgtaagtccgttctaaccctgtttttaatgttctttacgttttttgagtcccggtaacttgatttagcttattctagcaataattttaacctagggtttatatttagaaaaataaacataagtgaaatgtgtttattttgatgttttatgttagaatatgaagctagaaattatgttaaaaaatttttactaagcgattttaagtgaaaacgagtaaaacgacataatcggtaaaaatacctaatgttcataagtaagtgttagagtgagaatttgatgttgccatagaagggaaaaatgttcagtatgtcataaaacataagaataagagatgaagtttaatttcagagctttggggaaaaagtgtaaatatgcaaaagtttaggggcaaaatcataattttgccaaagatCGTGTCAAGGActtttttgatgaatgtgagtgttaaataagttaaatgtgtcattataagtcaagaaagacaaagaatttactttgattagtgaaaaagaaaagtgagaaattccCAGTCGAACCTTCGGAATAAACAAGGATACAAATGAAGTGAcaaaaatgatcacatgtgtggcacgaaCTGTGTGtgggccactatgtaaaagtgaaagtgatggtcacgtgtctagtactatgtgtaggctactacgtgtactaGAAAGAtaggtcacatgtgtagtactatgtgcagacTACTATGCGTATCGGATAGCTTCGATCaggtgtgtagtactatgtgcaggtt includes the following:
- the LOC105788351 gene encoding AP2-like ethylene-responsive transcription factor At2g41710, with the translated sequence MASTSSSDPGMKAEASGGENSETVIANDQLLLCRGLKKAKKERGCTAKERISKMPPCTAGKRSSIYRGVTRHRWTGRYEAHLWDKSTWNQNQNKKGKQVYLGAYDDEEAAARAYDLAALKYWGPGTLINFPVTDYTRDLEEMQNVSREDYLASLRRKSSGFSRGISKYRGLSSRRWDSSFGRVSGSEYFNSIHYGDDTTKENDYIGGFCIERKIDLTGYIKWWGTNKTRQAEAGTKSSEETKNACPEDIGSELKTSEWAVQPTEPYQMPRLGTSLEGTKCKGSSVSALSILSRSADFKSLQEKALKKQEQNSDNDENENKNTINKMDYGKAAEKSVNNDTGGDRLGAAMGMTGGLSSLQKNVFPLTPFLSAPLLTNYNTIDSLVDPVLWTSLVPALPTGPSRNPEVTKTETSSTYTFFRPEE